ATGCCCACCGCACCCCCACCGGCAACGGCCCGCTGCCACGCGTCGATGACCCTCGTGGCCATGTGGTCGTGGGTCTCGCCGTCCGCTTGCTCGTCCCAGTCCACGTCGACCTCGGGCACGACCCCGAGCCGATCGGCGAGGACGGCGCCCGTCCGACCGGCCCGGGCCGGGTCGGAGGTGATGATGCGTACCTGCGTGTCGCCGACGAGCTCGGCCATCCGGGTGCTCGTCCGCTCCGCCTGCTCCGGGGCGCCGTGGCGCACGAGGACGACTCGCGTCGCCTCACCACGCTGCGCACGAGGCGGCAGGTCCGCGTGCCAGTTCTCGACGTCCGCACCGTCCATCCCGCGGTTGGACAGGGCGTCCGCGTCCGCGTTGGCGTTGCGTGGCACCCAGGTGAACTCGACCGATCCTCCGGCAGCGGCGAACTCGGCCACGAGGTCGCGTCCTTGCCGGGCCAGCTCACGCATGTCGGGGTGCTTGATCTTCCACCGACCCGACATCTGCTCGACGACCAACGTGGAGTCCATCGCGACCTCGACGTCGGCGCCGGGGTCGATCGTGCGGGCGGCCCGCAGGCCGGCGAGCATGCCGCGGTACTCGGCGACGTTGTTGCTGGCCTTCCCCAGTGGTGCGGCGAGCTCGACGAGCAGCTCACCGGTCCCGATGTCCCGGACCAGGGCCCCGTACCCGGCCACACCGGGGTTGCCGCGGGAGCCACCATCCGCCTCGACACGGAGGGAGCGCCCCATCAGCTCTGCGGAGCCGGGACGCGCACGAGGATGCGGTCGCACTCCTCGCAGCGCACCACCTCGTCGACGGCGGCCTTGTCGATCGCGGCGAGGTCGACCGGGTTGAGCTCGAGCTGGCACCCGCCGCACCGGCCGTGCTTCAGCTCCGCGGCGGCCAGGCCACCGGACTTCTCACGGATCCGGTCGTACAGCGTGATCAGGGGGTCGTCGATGCTCGCGACCAGCTCGGCGCGGGGCGCGGCGAGCTGGTCCTGCTCGGCGTCGAGCTCGGCCAGCGCGTCGTCCCGTTCCCGGGTCAGTCGCTCGACCTCGGCCTGCATGCCGGCCTGCTTCTCGGTCCCGGCGGCGACCCGCTCCTCCGCGGCCTCCTGGCGTTCCATCGCCTCGATCTCGACCTCTTCGAGGTCGCGCTGACGGCGCGCGAGCGACTCGACCTCGCTCTGCAGCGCCGTGAGGTCGCGAGAGGTCATGCCGGCTCCCGTCTCGAGGCGCTGCTGGTCGCGGGCGGCCCGGTCGCGCACCTGCTGCACATCGGCCTCGGCCCGGGTGACCTCGCGTCGGATGTCGCCGAGCGTCGTCTCGGCCCGTACGACGTCGCCCTGGGCTTGCTGCAACTCGGCGAGGGCCCGCTCGAGGGCGGCGATCTGCGGCACCCGCGTGCGGGCGTGGGCGATCTGCTGCAGCCGGGTGTCGAGCGCCTGCAGCTCGAGCAGCCGAGCCTGGACGAAGGGGTCTGCCTTCACTGGGGATCTCCTTGGGCTGTCTGTGCGCCGACGGTGAACGTCCACGGGTCGGTGCAGATCGTGCTCACGTGGCCGTCCCATCCCACCACGTCGGCGCCGGCGGCTGCGAGGCAGTTCCGCAGCCGGACCAGCAGGTGCTCCAGCCAGAGGGACTCGCTCGCCCAGTGGCCCGCATCGACGAGGAAGGGGGTCCCCCCACCCGCCCGGGCCTCCTCCCGCGCCTCGAGGGCCGGGTGGTGACGCAGGTCGGCGGTGACGTAGACGTCGGCACCCGCCGCGCGAGCGGCGTCGATGAGGCCGTCACCGGCCCCACCGAGCAGGGCGACCCGCCGCACCCGACCGTCGGCCGGACCGGAGACGCGGATGCCCCCCGGCGCGGGCGGTAGTGCGTCGGCGAGTCGCTCGGCGAATGTCGCGAGGGAGACCTCCACGGCCAGGTCACCGACGCGCCCCAGGGCGCCCTCCCCGGCGGTCAGTGGCTCCGTCCCGGTCAGACCGCACGCCTGCGCGAGAGCGGTGTTGACACCGGGATCGGCCACGTCGGCATTGGTGTGGGCGACGTACAGGGCGATGTCGGAGACGACGAGTGAGGTGACGCTCGCCCCCTTCGCGCTCGTCGTGGCGACCGAGTGCACACCGCGCAGCAGCAGGGGGTGGTGCGTGATGAGCAGGTCCGCGCCCGCCTCGCGGGCCTCCTCGATGACCTCGAGGGTGGGGTCGACCGCGGCGTGGACCCGACGCACGGGCTGGTCGGGGTCGCCGGTGACCAGACCGACCCGGTCCCACGGCTGGGCCGAGTCGATCGGGTACATCTCCTCGAGGGCAGCCAGCACGTCACGCAGGCGGAGTGTGCTCATGTGGGCCCGGCCGGGCTCGAACCGACGACAACCGCGGTGTAAACGCGGTGCTCTACCAACTGAGCTACAGGCCCCTCGGCGCACGGTGCGCCGCGGTCATTCTGACAGGCCGACCCCGCGGGGTCCTCAGCGGCGCGCGTCCTCGATGAGGTTGATCTCGTAGAGGACCAGATCGAGGGCGTCCGCCGCGCTGATCGGCGAGAAGCGCTGCGGCGTCTGCGGCGTCACCGTGCTCACCAGCGGGGTGAGCACCGTCCACGGCGTCGGGTGGCTGAACTGCACGACCGAGTAGCGATCACCCTGCTGCCCGGGGGCCGCGACGACCCGGTGGATGCCCGGCTCGATGACGCCGTTGGTCACGACCTCGAGCATCAGACCGGTGTTGATGATGGCGCCGCCCTCGGGGGCGACGGCATCGACCCACTCACCACTGTCCTTCAACCGCACCTGCAGGCCCGCGGCGGTCGCACGCGGCAGGGCGGTGACGAGGTTGATGTCGGCGTGCTCGGCGGCCCACACGTGCGGGGCGTCCGGCGCGGACTGCATCGGCGGGTAATGGATCGCCCGCGAGAGCGTGGGCCCGTCGACGAGCATCGTCTCGAAGTAGTCGGGGTGGGCACCCACCCCGGTGGCGATGATGCGCAGCACCCGGCGCTGCAGACCGGCGACCGCCTCGTGGAAGGCGGTCAGCGTCTCGGTGATGCCCGGCACGACCGACTCGGGCAGGACCGGGTCGTGGTAGCGGTGCGGGTAGCGCGTGCGAAGGGGGTGCCCGGCCGGGATCGAGGGGCCCCAGTTGAGCATCTCCTTCCAGTCCGCGACCCGAGAGGTGGCCGCGGTCTCGACCAGCAGGTCGGTGTAGCCGGTCTGACCGTGGGTCCCGGGCGCGACGAACTGCCGCTTGACCTCGCGCTCGGCGGTGAAGAACTCCTCGAGCATCCCGTAGGCGGTGTCGATGAGGTCCTCGGACAGGTCGTGGCGCACGTAGACGAAGCCGGTGTCCAGCGAGGTCATCAGACCGTCGACGACCGCTCGCGCGCGCTCACCATCCCCTGTCTCGAAGGCCAGCAGGTCCACCTCGAGGATGTCGTCGCCCATGGACGCGGAGACTACCCGTTGCCGACCGCCGCAGCGCCACCGAGCAGCTCCTGCAGGGCGCGGTCGTAGCCACCGAAGTCACGCCGCTCGCCCGCCGGGTTGACCAGCCGCCAGGCGACCCGTCCGTCCCGCCCGACGAGGAAGGTACCCCTCGCGGCCATGCCGGCGCCCTCGTCGAAGACGCCGTAGGCGGACGCGACGGCACCGTGGGGCCAGAAGTCGGAGAGCAGGGGGAAGAAGTACCCCTCGCGGTCCGCCCACGCGCGCAGGCTGAACATCGGGTCGCAGGAGATGGCCAGCGTGGTCACCTCCGCGGACTCGAAGCGCCCGAGATCGTCGCGGATCTCGCGCAACTCGCTCGTGCAGACCCCGGAGAAGGCGAAGGGGTAGAACACCAGCAGCACGGCGCGCCCGGCGGTCAGCTCGCCGAGCGTGACGTCCGCGCCGTTCTGGTCGCGGAGGGTGAAGCCCGGGGCGGTGTCGCCGACGTCGGGGATCTGCTGACTCATGCCGGCAGTGCGCCGGCCCGGCTCAGGCGACACCCTTGCGGGCCGCCAGTCGGGTGGCGACCCAGCCCTCGGAGCACATCACCGAGCCGGAGGTGTGCAGGCCGGCGGTCGTCGCCGCCTCGTCGACCTCGCTCGGGTCGACCTCGCCGTGCTGGCCCGGGCGCGGGGTGAGGAGGACGATCGAGGACCCCTCGGCGAGCGTGCCCAGGGTGTCGACGAGTGCGTCGGTGAGATCACCGTCGTCGTCGCGCCACCACATGATCACGGCGTCGACGACACCGGTGTAGTCCTCGTCCTCGAGCTCGATGCCGACCACCTCCTCGATGGCCGCCCGCAGGGCCTCGTCGACGTCGTCGTCCCAGTTGTACTCCTGGACGATCTGGTCGTGGGCGAAGCCCAACTTGTCCACGGCGCCGCGAGCCATCTGCTCTCCCCGGGCCGTCGAGTCCCCACTCAAGGTCGTGGTCCTTCCTTCGGTTCGGTCATCAGTCATCAGGGCCAGTCCACAGGGTCCGGCGTCGGATCGCAACCAACGGGCCCGCTCGAGCGCTGTCTGGCGTGGCTCGCCCGCTCCGCCGCGAGGCGTTCGAGACACTGCGCATCAGCCGTCGAGAGGTGCTTCGCGTCGGGTCGTACCGGGCCCACGGTACTGACGAAGTCGACGCTGGCGAGGTCGAGACGACGCGCCCACGGCCCCTGGTGGAGGGTCATCGACTGGATGCGACCCCACGGCACGACCTGCAGGACCCGGTCGAGCCACCCGGAGCGGATCAGCACGGCGCGCCTCCCGGGCAGGTAGCCCATCCGTCGGTGGGCGAAGGGGTGGAACCACCGGGCCGCACGAGGAAGCCCGACGAAGTCCTCGGGCGTGTCGTCGACGAGCGAGGCGATCTCCGCCGTCGTGCCGGGGTCGGCGGTCACCGCCTCGAGCAGGTGGAGCACCTCGGCGGTGGTCGCCGCCGGGACGAGGACGCTCTCGCCGGAGTCCCCGTCAGCGGAGGCGATCTTCGCGCCGGCCACGTTGACCTTCAGCGACCACCAGCCCGGACGGCGCCAGAGGACCGGCTGCCTGACCTCCAGGGCCTGCACCCGGTGCAGGGGGATCGAGGAGTGCCGGGTGTCGGTCAGTCCCCGCTGGCTGGTGAGCGTCGTGCCCCGCAGCGCGAGCGTCAGCCCGTACCACCGGGTGAGCTTGATGAAGCTGCGCATGCCGGTGACCAGGACGAGCGGCAGGAATCCGCCGATGACCACGCCGAGGTCGGCGACGGTCAGCACCAGCGCGAGGGTGAGCAGGACGACGAGGAAGATCGTGTCCCAGGAGAGCAGCACCGAACCCACGAGCCGGTGCGCGGGCATCTGCAGCAGCGGCCGGACGGGCTCGTCGACGTGGTCCGGTCGGACGGGACACACCGATCGGCCCGCGGACCCGGCCGACTCGGGCCCCGGGGCCGGCCAATCCGTCGCCTCGCCCGGGTCCGGTGGGGCGGAGGGGGCGGGCGCCCCCTTCGCGTGGGCCGCCAGGCCGAGCAGCCGCGCACGCACGGCCTCGGCCTCGGCGTGCCTGAGGTAGGCGATGGACACGTGCGAGTCCCCGCCACCGGCGGACTCCACCCGCACCTCGGACAGGCCGGTGACCCGGGCCAGGAGCGGCCGGACGAGGTCGACGGCCTGGATCCGGTCGTAGCGCACCTGACGGTGCTGGCGCATGATCGCGCCCTGGTGCATCTCCAGGTCGCTCTCCCCGAGCCGGTAGCGGGTGAACCACCAGGACAGCAGACCCAGGAGCACGGCCCCGACCACGGTCAGCCCCACGAGGACGGCCGGGACGAGCAGGGAGGACGAGCCCTCGCCGGGCGCCGGTGGCCCGGTCGCGCCGACGATCCGGTCGACCTGCTGGGAGAGGACGTAACCGAAGACGGCGATGACCACCAGACCACCACGGATGAACGGCGAGAGGGGATGCACGCGCGAGAAGCCGTCGTCACCCCCTTCGCCGCCGGGAGGATGATCGGGCATCACAGGCCGGCCCGCTGCGCCTCGCCGTGGGCGGCGAGCCGGACGCGCAGCTCCTCGGCCACGTCGACGGGCAGACCGGGGATGTCCCCGCTGCTCGCCGGGGAGGCGGTGTTGACGGTGATGTCGGCAAGACCCTTGGACCGCTTGTACGGCCCGGAGGAGATGTCGACGTACTGGATGCGGCCGTAGGGGATGGTCACCAGCGAGCGCCACATGCGGCCCCTGCGGATCGCCAGCTCCTCCGGCAGCTCCACCCAGCTGATCGCGGCGACCTGACGCGGGATCAGCCACATCAGCCACAACCAGACGATGACGAGGACACCGGTGGCCACCGCCAGCCACGGTGTGAGGAGGATGGCGGCCACGGCGGTGGCGAGGGCCGGCGGCACGAGCACCGCCGTGGCGCTCACCCGCCGCACGGTCGTCAGGTCGGGCGAGACCGGTCGCCACTGCGCGCCGTGGTCCCCCGTCAGCGGCAGCACCGCCGGTGCGGGCGAAGGGGGCCGGGGCTCGTGATCATCCACGGGCACCATCACACCAGACCTCGTCCGTAGGCTGGTCACATGGTCGGGCGAGGGAAGAGGTGCGCATGGGACGGATGACGCAGCGGTTGCGCGCCCAGCGGATGGGCGATCGCTCGGTCAGTCGCCTCGAGTCACTCGCCGTCGAGGAACCCCTGGAGATCCGGGTGGCCTCCCTGCCCGCCGCCGGGCTGGCCGCGGGTGGCGCACCGAGCGAGTTGCGGCCGCCGTCGACGACGGTGACCACGACGATGCGCCTGCCCGGTGACGACTTCGACCTCGCGTTGGGGCACTTGGTCACCGAGGGGCTCATCACGGACGCCGAGGACGTGGCCGCGATGATGCACTGCACCGACACCGACCCGGACGGCTCGCCGACCTTCAACGTCGTCGAGGTCACGCTCGCGGCGGGTGTCTCGCTGCGGCGCCCGGTGACGGCACGGACCGAGGTCGCCACGAGCGCCTGCGGCGTCTGCGGCTCCACCTCGGTCGACGACCTGCTGGCGGCCCTGCCCCACTCCCCCTCCGACGACCCGGCGCGACACACGTTGGAGCACATCCACCTCGGGATGGCCGCCATGCGCGAGCGCCAGAAGGTCTTCGAGGCCACCGGCGGAGTCCACGCCGCCGCCCTGCTCGCCCCCGACGGACGCCTCCTGGTGGTCCGGGAGGACATCGGTCGGCACAACGCCGTCGACAAGGTGATCGGGTGGGCCGCGCGCGAAGGGGGTCTCCCCCTTCGCGGTCACGTGCTGCTGGTCTCCTCCCGGGCCGGATTCGAGATCGCCCAGAAGGCCGCCGTCGCCGGCGCCCCGGTGCTCGCCTGCGTCTCCGCCGCGACCACCCTGGCCGTCGAGGTGGCGCAGCGCAGCGGACTGACCCTGCTCGGGTTCGTCCGGGGGCCGAGGGCCACCGCCTACGCCCATCCGGAACGCGTCGACGACTGAGCGAGGACAGCGCCCTCGCTCGTTCGGCGACCCCGGCTTGTGACGCGCGCCACGGGCGAGGGAAGATGAGTGTGTCCTCCGACACCCACCGGGGGACAGTTCTTCGGAAAGGACGACGACGTGCCCGGATCTGCCGATCACCTCAGCGACGGCCCCATCCTCAACGGCATCCCCACCCACCTGCCGGACATCGACTCCGAGGAGACGGCGGAGTGGCTCGAGTCGCTCGATGCCGTCATCGACGGAGCGGGGCGGGAGCGAGCCCGGTACGTGATGCTGCGGCTGCTCGAGCGGGCCCGGATGAAGAGCGTCGGCGTCCCGTCGTTGACCACGACCGACTACGTCAACACGATCTCCCCGACCAACGAGCCGTGGTACCCCGGCGACCAAGAGGTCGAGCGGCGCTACCGGGCGTGGATCAGGTGGAATGCCGCGATCCAGGTCCACCGCGCCCAGCGCCCGGACATCGGCGTGGGCGGTCACATCTCCTCGTACGCCTCGGCCGCGACGATGTACGAGGTCGGCTTCAACCACTTCTGGCGGGGCAAGGACCACCCCGACGGTGGTGACCAGATCTTCTTCCAGGGGCACGCCTCCCCCGGCATGTACGCGCGAGCCTTCCTCGAGGGACGGCTGACCGAGGAGCAGATGGACGGTTTCCGCCAGGAGGCCGCCACCCTGGCCGGTGACGCCGATAACGGCATGCCCTCCTACCCGCACCCGCGGCTGATGCCGCAGTTCTGGGAGTTCCCCACGGTCTCGATGGGGATCGGCCCGATGAACGCGATCTACCAGGCGCAGTTCAACAAGTACCTGCACAACCGCGGCATCAAGGACACCTCCGAGCAGCACGTGTGGGCCTTCCTCGGGGACGGCGAGATGGACGAGGCGGAGAGCCGGGGTCTGCTGCAGACCGCGGCCTTCGAGGAGCTGGACAACCTCACCTTCGTCATCAACTGCAACCTGCAGCGTCTCGACGGGCCGGTGCGTGGCAACGGCAAGATCATCCAGGAGCTCGAGGCCTTCTTCCGCGGCGCGGGCTGGAACGTCATCAAGGTCGTCTGGGGACGAGGCTGGGACCCGTTGCTGGCCGCCGACCACGACGGCGCCCTGGTCAACCTGATGAACCAGACGCCCGACGGGGACTACCAGACCTTCCGCGCCAACGACGGTGCCTACGTGCGTGAGCACTTCTTCGACCGTGACCCGCGCACCCGCAAGCTCGTGGCGGACTGGTCCGACGCGGACGTCTGGTGGAAGCTCAAGCGCGGTGGCCACGACTACAACAAGGTCTACGCCGCCTACCGTGCCGCGATGGAGCACACCGGTCAGCCGACGGTCATCCTCGCCAAGACGATCAAGGGATACGGCCTCGGTTCGAGCTTCGCCGGCCGCAACGCCACCCACCAGATGAAGAAGCTGACGATCGAGGACCTCAAGGGCCTGCGCGACGGACTGCGGATCCCGATCTCCGACGAGGAGCTGGAGAAGGATCCCTACCTGCCGCCCTACTACCACCCGGGCGAGGACGACGAGGCGATCCAGTACATGAAGGAGCGCCGCGCGAAGCTCGGGGGTGGCCTGCCGGAGCGCCGTGTGGACTACGAGCCGCTGAAGCTGCCGGCGAAGGAGAAGTACGGACAGCTGGCCAAGGGGTCGGGCAAGCAGGAGATCGCGACGACGATGGCCTGGGTGCGCCTGCTGAAGGACCTCATGCGCGAGAAGGGCTTCGGGGAGCGGATCGTGCCGATCATCCCCGACGAGGCGCGCACCTTCGGCATGGACTCCTTCTTCCCGACGAAGAAGATCTACAACCCGCACGGGCAGAACTACACCTCGGTCGATGCGGACCTCATGCTCGCCTACCGCGAGTCCGAGACCGGGCAGCTGCAGCACACGGGCATCAACGAGGCCGGCTCGGTGGCTGCCTTCACCGCGGCCGCGACGAGCTACGCCACGCACGGCGAGCCGATGGTGCCGGTCTACATCTTCTACTCGATGTTCGGCTTCCAGCGCACCGGCGACGGGATCTGGGCCGCGGGTGACCAGATGTCCCGCGGCTTCATGCTCGGCGCCACGGCCGGTCGCACCACGCTGACCGGTGAGGGGCTGCAGCACGCCGACGGGCACTCGCCACTGCTGGCCTCGACCAACCCTGCGGTCGTCTCCTGGGACCCGGCCTACGGCTTCGAGATCGCGCACATCATGCACCAGGGGCTGGAGCGGATGTACGGCGGCGACGCCCCGCAGGGCGACCCCAGCCGCAACGTCATCTACTACCTCACCCTCTACAACGAGCCCCTCGTCCAACCGCCCGAGCCGGAGGACCTGGACGTGGACGGACTGCTCAAGGGCATGTACCGCTACGCCGTTGCGGACGACTCCGGGCTCGGGGACACGCCGCCGCGCTGCCAGCTGCTCGCCAGCGGTGTCGGCCTGCCGTGGGCGCTGGAGGCGCAGGAGCTGCTGCGCGAGGACTGGGGCGTGGCCGCCGACGTGTGGTCGGTGACCAGCTGGACGGAGCTGCGCCGTGAGGCGATGCGGTGCGACGAGGAGCGCTTCCTCCACCCGGAGAACGAGCGGCGCACGCCGTACGTCACCCAAGCGCTGGAGGGCGCCGTCGGCCCGATCGTCGCCGTCTCGGACTACATGAAGCAGGTCCAGGACCAGATCCGCCCGTGGGTGCCGGAAGAGTTCTCGGCGCTCGGCACGGACGGGTTCGGGTTCTCCGACACCCGCGCGGCCGCACGCCGGTACTTCCACGTCGACGGTCCGTCGATGGCGGTGCGGGCACTGCAGATGCTCGCCGACCGCGGGTGGGTCGCCGAGGACATCCCGGCGAAGGCGGCCGAGAAGTACCGCCTCCTCGACGTCACCGCCGGCACCTCCGGCACCACCGGCGGCGACGCCTGAGCACACCCCGAAGGGGGCGCCCACAGCGTGGCAGGATCGCGGTGTGGGCGCCCCCTTCGTCGTGTCCGTGAGCCGGGACCCTCGTTCAGCACCGGTCGCGGGTGCGTCGCGAGCCCAACCGGCCCACCCTGCGCCAGGTCCACCTCATCCGGGCCGCCGGGCACGACATCGGCCCGGGATCCCTCGGCGAGAACGTACTCACTCGAACCGCACACTCCCCGGCACCCGTGCGAGTACGGCGGCTCGCTCGACGACGCATGGCCACGGGGACGTGCACGGTCTGGAGTCCTCCCTCGGCTGTGGCGGGTCAGTTCCCGCCCAGGAACTGCGCCCTGGCCTCGACGCACAGGTCGGGATGGTCGCAGAAGATGCCGTCGACACCGGCGTCGAGATGGGCCACGACCTCGTCGACCAGTCGCCCGTGAGCCGCCGGGTCGTCACCGATGCGGTGGTCGCGCGGGAGGAAGGCGTTCTCCGCGCGGAAGGTCCACGGGAAGACCGCCAGGCCCGCTGCGTGGGCGTCCGCGACGAGGCGGGTCGCCTCCCCCAGCCGCCCGTCCGTGGTCCACGGGATGACCTGCGTCTTCTGCGGACTGACCGCGTCGGCCCACCGGGCGACGTCCTGCAGGGCCGCCGGAGTGAGCAGGTCGGCGCAGGTCGTCCCCTGCGCACGCAGGTCGAAGGGGGCGCCGCCCACCTCGGTGAGCAGGAGCGAGTGACCGCGGTACCCGCAGGTGCGCAGGTTCTGCAGGGCGCTCGGCTCGAAGCACTGGACCCAGGCCGCGGCGCCCGGGTCGTTGAGGCCGTGCTCCTCCAACAGGCGGGTCACCTCGGCCTCGGGGTGGTGGCCGAGCTCGCGCAGGTAGCTCGGGTGCTTGATCTCCGGGATGATCCCGATGGGTCGTCCGTACTCTCGCGCCAGGTCCGCGCGTTGGCGCAGCACGTCCTCGAAGGTCATGACCGGGTACCGACCGTCGTAGCGGGCCGAACCGGGGCGCAGTTCGCCCAGGCGCTCCGTGGCCCGCAGCGTCCGCAGCTCCTCGAGGGTGAAGTCGTCGACGAACCAGCCGGTGACGACCGTGCCGTCGACCCCCTTCGTCCGCCGGCGGCCGGCGAACTCGGGGCGGTCGGCGACATCGGTCGTCTCGGAGATGTCCGGCTCGTGCCGGTCCACGAGCACCCCGTCGGCCGTCATGACCAGGTCGGGCTCGATGTAGTCGGCGCCCATCGCCACGGCCAGCTCGTACGCGGCTGCTGTGTGCTCGGGTCGGTATCCGCAGGCGCCGCGGTGCGCGAAGATCAGGGGTGCAGCACTCCTCTCGCGACGTGACCGCGCCCACGGGATGGCGCACGGGTCATGGCAGGTCGTCGGTTGCCGCACCAAGGTCCTAGGGTGGGGCTCGTGTCCAAGGTACTCACATCCCTCCCTGTTGGTGAACGTGTCGGCATCGCCTTCTCCGGTGGTCTCGACACCTCGGTGGCCGTCGCGTGGATGCGCGAGAAGGGGGCGGTGCCGTGCACGTACACCGCCGACCTCGGCCAGTACGACGAGGACGACATCGAGTCGATCCCCGGCCGAGCGGGCCAGTACGGCTCCGAGCTCTCCCGCCTCGTCGACTGCAAGGGACCACTGGTCGAGGAGGGACTGTCCGCGATCGCCTGCGGCGCCTTCCACATCCGCAGCGGTGGCCGCACCTACTTCAACACCACGCCCCTGGGCCGCGCCGTGACCGGCACGCTGCTCGTGCGCGCCATGAAGGAGGACGGCGTCTCCATCTGGGGTGACGGCTCGACGTTCAAGGGCAACGACATCGAGCGCTTCTACCGATACGGCCTCATGGCCAACCCCGGTCTGCGGATCTACAAGCCGTGGCTCGACGCCGACTTCGTCACCGAGCTCGGTGGCCGTCAGGAGATGTCCGAGTGGCTCACCGAGCGTGGGCTGCCCTACCGCGACAGCGCCGAGAAGGCCTACTCCACCGACGCCAACATCTGGGGTGCCACCCACGAGGCGAAGACCCTCGAGCACCTCGACGAGTCGATGGAGATCGTCACCCCGATCATGGGCGTGCCCTTCTGGGACCAGTCCGTGGCCATCGAGCCCGAGGACGTCACCGTCCGGTTCGAGCGCGGACGCCCGGTCGCCCTCAACGGCGACGACTTCGGCGGGGACGCCGTGGCCCTCGTGCGCGCGGCCAACGACATCGGTGGCCGCCACGGCCTGGGCATGTCCGACCAGATCGAGAATCGCATCATCGAGGCCAAGTCCCGCGGCATCTACGAGGGTCCGGCGATCGCGCTGCTGCACACCACCTACGAGCGCCTGGTCAACGCGATCCACAACGAGGACACGATCGCGAGCTACCACGCCGAGGGCCGCCGACTGGGTCGTCTGCTCTACGAGGGCCGCTGGTTCGATCCTCAGGCGCTCATGATCCGCGAGTCGCTGCAGCGCTGGGTCGCCTCCGTGGTCACCGGTGAGGTGACCATCCGGCTGCGTCGCGGCGAGGACTGGACCATCGTCAACACCACGGGAGAGCACTTCAGCTACCACCCGGACAAGTTGTCGATGGAGCGCACCGAGAACGCCGCCTTCGGCCCGGTCGACCGCATCGGTCAGCTGACGATGCGCAACCTCGACATCGCGGACAGCCGCAGCAAGCTCGAGGTCTACGCCGCGCAGGACCAGCTCAGTGGCGGCTACCTCGAGATCATGGGCGAGCTGGAGGCAGGCGGCGGCGACCGGATCGCGGCCAATCCCCTTGCCGCAGGTAGCGACGACGACGACGAGGCACTCGACCGGGCGGCCATGGAGTTCGGCACCGACTGATCCCTCCAACGCTCGTGGGTGATTGTGCTGTTCACACATAGACTGCCCACATGTCGCGTCGTGGCCTCGTCTCCCTGACCACTCGTCGCTCGGTGCGACGCAAGGGAGGTGAGCTCGCCACAGCGGCGACCAAGCGGCTCGAGGACAGGCACGACTGGTACGCCACACTCAGCGCTCGCGAGCGCTCATGGGTCGGCATGGTCGCGCAGGCCGGTATCGCCAACTTCATCAACTGGCTCAACGGCACCGGCCCCGCGGACACCCGCACCATCTTCGGCGCGGCTCCTCGGGAGCTGACCCGGACCATCAGCCTCGCCCAGACGCTCGAGCTCGCCCGGACGGTCGTCGAGGTCGTCGAGGAGCGCGTGGAGGACCTGGCCCGCCCCGGCGACGTGACCGACCTGCGCGTGGCGGTCCTGCGCTACTCCAGCGAGATCGCCTTCGGCGCGGCGCTGGTCTACGCACAGGCCGCCGAGCAGCGCGGCGCCTGGGACGCACGGCTGGAGTCACTCATCATCGACGCGGTGATGCGCGGTGAGGTCGACGAGTCGATCCGCACCCGCGCCGCGGCCCTCGGCTGGGACGGTGTAGCGGATATCGTTGT
The DNA window shown above is from Janibacter sp. A1S7 and carries:
- a CDS encoding PH domain-containing protein — translated: MPDHPPGGEGGDDGFSRVHPLSPFIRGGLVVIAVFGYVLSQQVDRIVGATGPPAPGEGSSSLLVPAVLVGLTVVGAVLLGLLSWWFTRYRLGESDLEMHQGAIMRQHRQVRYDRIQAVDLVRPLLARVTGLSEVRVESAGGGDSHVSIAYLRHAEAEAVRARLLGLAAHAKGAPAPSAPPDPGEATDWPAPGPESAGSAGRSVCPVRPDHVDEPVRPLLQMPAHRLVGSVLLSWDTIFLVVLLTLALVLTVADLGVVIGGFLPLVLVTGMRSFIKLTRWYGLTLALRGTTLTSQRGLTDTRHSSIPLHRVQALEVRQPVLWRRPGWWSLKVNVAGAKIASADGDSGESVLVPAATTAEVLHLLEAVTADPGTTAEIASLVDDTPEDFVGLPRAARWFHPFAHRRMGYLPGRRAVLIRSGWLDRVLQVVPWGRIQSMTLHQGPWARRLDLASVDFVSTVGPVRPDAKHLSTADAQCLERLAAERASHARQRSSGPVGCDPTPDPVDWP
- a CDS encoding zinc ribbon domain-containing protein, giving the protein MKADPFVQARLLELQALDTRLQQIAHARTRVPQIAALERALAELQQAQGDVVRAETTLGDIRREVTRAEADVQQVRDRAARDQQRLETGAGMTSRDLTALQSEVESLARRQRDLEEVEIEAMERQEAAEERVAAGTEKQAGMQAEVERLTRERDDALAELDAEQDQLAAPRAELVASIDDPLITLYDRIREKSGGLAAAELKHGRCGGCQLELNPVDLAAIDKAAVDEVVRCEECDRILVRVPAPQS
- a CDS encoding DUF3052 domain-containing protein, translating into MTDDRTEGRTTTLSGDSTARGEQMARGAVDKLGFAHDQIVQEYNWDDDVDEALRAAIEEVVGIELEDEDYTGVVDAVIMWWRDDDGDLTDALVDTLGTLAEGSSIVLLTPRPGQHGEVDPSEVDEAATTAGLHTSGSVMCSEGWVATRLAARKGVA
- a CDS encoding isopenicillin N synthase family dioxygenase: MGDDILEVDLLAFETGDGERARAVVDGLMTSLDTGFVYVRHDLSEDLIDTAYGMLEEFFTAEREVKRQFVAPGTHGQTGYTDLLVETAATSRVADWKEMLNWGPSIPAGHPLRTRYPHRYHDPVLPESVVPGITETLTAFHEAVAGLQRRVLRIIATGVGAHPDYFETMLVDGPTLSRAIHYPPMQSAPDAPHVWAAEHADINLVTALPRATAAGLQVRLKDSGEWVDAVAPEGGAIINTGLMLEVVTNGVIEPGIHRVVAAPGQQGDRYSVVQFSHPTPWTVLTPLVSTVTPQTPQRFSPISAADALDLVLYEINLIEDARR
- a CDS encoding peroxiredoxin translates to MSQQIPDVGDTAPGFTLRDQNGADVTLGELTAGRAVLLVFYPFAFSGVCTSELREIRDDLGRFESAEVTTLAISCDPMFSLRAWADREGYFFPLLSDFWPHGAVASAYGVFDEGAGMAARGTFLVGRDGRVAWRLVNPAGERRDFGGYDRALQELLGGAAAVGNG
- a CDS encoding reverse transcriptase-like protein; the encoded protein is MGRSLRVEADGGSRGNPGVAGYGALVRDIGTGELLVELAAPLGKASNNVAEYRGMLAGLRAARTIDPGADVEVAMDSTLVVEQMSGRWKIKHPDMRELARQGRDLVAEFAAAGGSVEFTWVPRNANADADALSNRGMDGADVENWHADLPPRAQRGEATRVVLVRHGAPEQAERTSTRMAELVGDTQVRIITSDPARAGRTGAVLADRLGVVPEVDVDWDEQADGETHDHMATRVIDAWQRAVAGGGAVGIACPRTPILLVLVHILGMPHERMRRLACAPGSLTVIEAWPDGEAVVAFTNRT
- a CDS encoding Nif3-like dinuclear metal center hexameric protein, with translation MSTLRLRDVLAALEEMYPIDSAQPWDRVGLVTGDPDQPVRRVHAAVDPTLEVIEEAREAGADLLITHHPLLLRGVHSVATTSAKGASVTSLVVSDIALYVAHTNADVADPGVNTALAQACGLTGTEPLTAGEGALGRVGDLAVEVSLATFAERLADALPPAPGGIRVSGPADGRVRRVALLGGAGDGLIDAARAAGADVYVTADLRHHPALEAREEARAGGGTPFLVDAGHWASESLWLEHLLVRLRNCLAAAGADVVGWDGHVSTICTDPWTFTVGAQTAQGDPQ